From Mastacembelus armatus chromosome 13, fMasArm1.2, whole genome shotgun sequence, one genomic window encodes:
- the trpc4b gene encoding short transient receptor potential channel 4b: protein MSQLYYKKTDSSSYRDRIALRIVRAESELSALERAYLGAVEKGDYASVKQALVEAEIYFRININCIDPLGRTALLIAIENENLEIIDLLLSYNVHVGDALLHAIRKEVVGAVELLLNHKKPRGEKQVPPILLDKQFSDFTPDITPIILAAHTNNYEIIKLLLHRGVSIPQPHAVRCNCVECMSSSDVDGLRHSRSRLNIYKALSSPSLIALSSEDPFLTAFQLSWELKELSTVENEFKSEYEELSHVCKQFAKDLLDQTRSSKELEIILNYRDDINPLLDENTNDLARLKLAIKYCQKEFVAQPNCQQLLASRWYDEFPGWRKRHWAGKLITCIFIGLLFPLLSIFYLISPKSCFGLFIRKPFIKFICHTASYLTFLILLLLASQHVVSADPNFQGPTPTTVEWMILPWVLGFIWTEIKQMWDSGLKDYIDDWWNLMDFIMNSLYLATISLKIVAYAKYSGCKARESWEMWHPTLVAEALFAIANIFSSLRLISLFTANSHLGPLQISLGRMLLDILKFLFIYCLVLLAFANGLNQLYFYYETNGENDCKGIRCKEQNNAFSTMFETLQSLFWSIFGLISLHVTNVKPKHEFTEFVGTTMFGTYNIISLVVLLNMLIAMMNNSYQHIADHADIEWKFARTKLWMSYFEEGGTLPSPFNIIPSPKSVYYLIGWIKRHLFQRRSIKRLETFETLGRRAAENVRLRNEYQEVLRNLVKRYVAAMIRDAKTKEGLTEENFKELKQDISSFRYEVLGRMKGKSHGGLVGNVASSTLAYPGNSFKYAPKCPAVEPQKNPNMLDEITTTLKSRAGNTTSSVCSRRLAKNLVVPSSTGKTQNELSEDFSDAGSLQRQSRCLSQKCDEAYSLSEDDTLDSGEQNQTENIIVEVLRKVEKDIQEMENSCREVTEVINGPQQYKN from the exons ATGTCACAGTTGTATTACAAGAAAACGGACAGCTCCTCATACCGGGACCGCATCGCTTTGAGGATCGTGCGGGCCGAATCTGAGCTTTCTGCCCTGGAGAGGGCCTACCTGGGAGCTGTTGAGAAGGGGGACTATGCCAGTGTGAAACAAGCCCTGGTAGAGGCTGAGATCTATTTCCGGATAAACATCAACTGCATCGACCCCTTGGGACGCACAGCACTCCTTATTGCCATTGAAAATGAGAACCTGGAGATCATTGACCTGCTGCTGAGCTATAATGTGCATGTGGGTGATGCCCTGCTACATGCCATCCGCAAAGAAGTCGTGGGggctgtggagctgctgctcaACCACAAGAAGCCACGTGGGGAAAAACAG GTCCCACCAATCCTGctggacaaacagttttcagacTTCACCCCAGACATCACCCCAATCATCCTTGCAGCTCACACCAACAACTATGAGATCATCAAACTGCTTTTGCACCGAGGTGTTTCCATACCTCAGCCACATGCTGTACGTTGCAACTGTGTGGAGTGTATGTCCAGTTCAGATGTGGATGGCCTGCGCCACTCGCGCTCACGTCTTAACATCTATAAGGCCCTTTCCAGCCCATCTCTCATCGCCCTGTCCAGCGAGGATCCCTTCCTCACAGCTTTTCAACTCAGCTGGGAGCTGAAGGAGCTCAGCACAGTGGAGAATGAGTTTAAGTCAGAATATGAGGAGTTGTCCCACGTGTGTAAACAATTTGCAAAGGACCTCTTGGACCAGACCCGAAGCTCTAAAGAGTTGGAAATAATCCTCAACTACCGTGATGACATCAATCCTCTGCTGGATGAGAATACTAACGACCTGGCACGACTGAAACTGGCTATTAAATATTGCCAGAAAGAG TTTGTTGCTCAGCCTAACTGTCAGCAGCTTCTGGCGTCTCGTTGGTATGATGAGTTCCCAGGCTGGAGAAAGCGTCACTGGGCAGGAAAGCTCATCACATGTATTTTCATTGGACTCCTCTTTCCACTGTTATCCATCTTCTACTTGATCTCTCCAAAGAGCTGTTTTGGCTTATTCATTCGCAAGCCTTTCATCAAGTTCATCTGTCACACTGCTTCCTACCTGACTTTTCTCATCCTGCTTCTCTTGGCCTCACAGCATGTAGTCTCTGCAGACCCAAACTTTCAGGGCCCAACACCTACCACTGTGGAATGGATGATACTGCCCTGGGTGCTTG GCTTTATATGGACTGAGATCAAACAGATGTGGGACAGTGGTTTGAAAGACTACATAGATGACTGGTGGAACTTAATGGACTTCATAATGAACTCCCTGTATCTTGCAACTATTTCTCTGAAAATTGTTGCCTATGCAAAG TACAGTGGGTGCAAAgccagagagagctgggaaatGTGGCACCCAACTTTGGTGGCAGAGGCATTGTTTGCCATTGCCAACATCTTCAGCTCCTTGCGCCTCATCTCCCTTTTCACTGCCAATTCACATCTGGGCCCTTTACAGATCTCACTGGGTCGCATGCTCTTGGACATCCTCAAGTTCCTCTTCATCTACTGCCTGGTGTTACTAGCCTTTGCCAATGGCCTCAACCAGCTCTACTTTTATTATGAAACCAATGGAGAAAATGATTGTAAGGGTATTCGGTGTAAAGAGCAAAACAATGCTTTCTCAAC GATGTTCGAGACGCTACAGTCATTATTTTGGTCTATATTTGGCCTGATTTCCCTCCATGTGACAAATGTGAAACCAAAACATGAATTCACTGAGTTTGTGGGTACCACCATGTTTGGCACCTACAATATAATCTCCCTGGTAGTGCTTCTGAATATGCTAATTGCAATGATGAATAACTCCTACCAGCATATTGCT GATCATGCAGATATAGAGTGGAAATTTGCAAGAACAAAGTTGTGGATGAGCTATTTTGAAGAAGGAGGGACTTTGCCATCTCCGTTCAATATAATACCCAGTCCAAAGTCAGTTTATTATCTAATAGGATGGATAAAGAGACATTTGTTTCAGAGAAGAAGCATAAAAAGGCTTGAGACATTTGAAACCTTGGGG AGACGTGCAGCTGAAAATGTAAGGTTAAGAAATGAGTATCAG gaGGTTTTGAGGAACCTTGTGAAGCGGTACGTGGCTGCAATGATCAGAGATGCCAAGACGAAGGAAGGACTGACAGAAGAGAATTTCAAG GAACTTAAGCAGGATATCTCTAGCTTCCGCTATGAAGTCCTGGGAAGGATGAAGGGTAAATCGCATGGTGGACTAGTGGGTAATGTTGCAAGCTCCACCTTGGCTTACCCAGGTAACTCATTCAAATATGCTCCCAAATGCCCTGCTGTTGAACCTCAAAAGAACCCGAACATGCTTGATGAGATCACCACCACTCTAAAGAGCAGAGCTGGCAACACTACCAGTTCTGTTTGCTCCAGAAGGCTGGCCAAAAACTTAGTTGTTCCATCCAGTACAGGAAAGACTCAGAATGAGTTATCAGAGGATTTCTCTGATGCTGGGTCCCTCCAGAGACAGAGCAGATGCCTTTCTCAGAAATGTGATGAAGCATATTCATTGTCAGAGGATGATACATTAGACTCTGGTGAACAAAACCAAACTGAGAACATAATTGTGGAAGTCTTACGGAAAGTGGAGAAGGACATTCAAGAGATGGAAAATTCTTGCAGAGAAGTCACGGAAGTGATAAATGGGCcacaacaatataaaaattaa